Proteins encoded within one genomic window of Bacillus sp. (in: firmicutes):
- a CDS encoding DUF485 domain-containing protein → MSNTARKETRTGSVDYEKLVQTPEFLALVKSKNTFMTPYVIIFFAAYFLLPILTGYTHVLETKAIGWITWTWIYSFAMFVMTWLFATIYIKKSGSFDKDAEEIISKNIL, encoded by the coding sequence ATGAGTAATACTGCTCGTAAAGAAACGCGCACAGGCAGCGTTGATTATGAAAAATTAGTACAAACGCCAGAATTTCTTGCGTTAGTTAAGAGCAAAAATACATTTATGACGCCATATGTAATCATCTTTTTTGCAGCATACTTCTTGTTGCCAATATTAACAGGTTATACACATGTCCTTGAGACAAAAGCAATAGGCTGGATTACATGGACATGGATTTATTCCTTCGCAATGTTTGTAATGACATGGTTGTTCGCAACAATCTATATTAAAAAGTCTGGAAGCTTCGATAAAGACGCTGAAGAAATCATTTCTAAAAACATACTCTAA
- a CDS encoding flagellar hook-basal body protein has product MNRAMLTATVTMGQLQKKIDTIGHNLANSNTNGFKKRETSFNDLLFQQINNQPRTNEEIGRRTPNGIRQGSGAKLSETNLRMEQGAIKVTDRPLDLALTKPDQFFELLVDENGEFATRYTRDGAFYLSPDEDGQMYLVTSNGDFVVDTDGDPITVPENFKNIKITDAGEITVTYDDNTEEYVGQLQLVQILRPQLLLSTGDNQYALPDLEQLNLVEDEVYQLVEDEDGSIQQGALEMSNVDVATEMTELMTAQRSYQFNAKSISIADQMAGLVANLR; this is encoded by the coding sequence ATGAATCGTGCGATGTTAACAGCAACCGTAACAATGGGGCAGCTTCAGAAAAAAATAGATACAATTGGTCATAACCTTGCCAACTCAAATACGAACGGGTTTAAAAAAAGGGAGACAAGCTTTAATGATCTCTTATTCCAACAAATCAATAATCAACCAAGGACAAACGAAGAAATCGGTCGCCGCACTCCGAACGGCATTCGCCAAGGCTCTGGTGCAAAGCTTTCAGAAACAAACTTGAGAATGGAGCAAGGCGCCATCAAAGTAACAGATCGTCCTTTAGATCTTGCGCTAACAAAACCAGATCAATTTTTTGAACTATTAGTTGATGAAAATGGTGAGTTCGCAACAAGGTATACACGGGATGGTGCTTTTTATTTATCGCCGGATGAAGATGGTCAAATGTATCTCGTTACAAGCAATGGAGATTTTGTTGTCGATACAGATGGCGACCCGATTACCGTTCCAGAGAATTTTAAAAACATCAAGATTACGGATGCAGGCGAAATCACCGTAACATACGATGACAATACGGAAGAATACGTTGGGCAACTACAGCTTGTCCAAATCCTGCGCCCGCAGTTATTGCTTTCAACGGGCGATAATCAATATGCATTACCTGACCTTGAACAGTTAAACTTAGTAGAGGACGAAGTATATCAATTGGTTGAAGATGAGGACGGCTCCATTCAACAAGGGGCATTAGAAATGTCAAACGTTGATGTTGCGACGGAAATGACCGAGCTGATGACAGCACAGCGCTCATACCAGTTCAACGCAAAGTCAATTTCGATTGCTGACCAAATGGCTGGACTTGTTGCGAACTTAAGATAG
- a CDS encoding M23 family metallopeptidase: protein MREEEKITSLDSKWKRMIRKKWVLPSVYIASAALILTGVLWYQGSTNSLFGGKNNEAGEAQNVANNQITDYSSQEAVPVNAMEENFKMPVMDEKSVVIKKEFYDYDASSEEQEAALVFYNNTYYPSTGIDIAQKNGESFDIVASLSGTVVRAENDPILGNVVEIEHENGVTTFYQSLEEMHVEAGVAVDQGDVIGTAGTSVYNKDAGIHVHFEIRQNNEPVNPVAFFNKPFSAVETKMKNNAAKTEESGKQLQEKGATDSSNKDDQPEQSGKGQADEPNQKDEPAGEKTDQDASASMSKA, encoded by the coding sequence ATGAGAGAGGAAGAAAAAATTACTTCTCTAGATTCAAAATGGAAACGTATGATTAGAAAGAAATGGGTGTTACCGTCAGTTTACATTGCAAGTGCAGCGTTAATTTTAACAGGAGTCCTTTGGTATCAAGGAAGCACAAACAGTCTATTCGGCGGCAAAAACAATGAAGCCGGAGAAGCCCAAAATGTAGCAAATAATCAAATTACAGATTATTCAAGCCAAGAAGCTGTACCGGTCAACGCAATGGAGGAAAACTTCAAAATGCCTGTAATGGATGAAAAATCAGTTGTCATTAAGAAGGAATTCTATGATTACGATGCATCCAGTGAAGAACAAGAAGCCGCACTCGTTTTCTATAATAATACGTATTATCCTAGCACTGGTATCGATATCGCCCAAAAAAATGGCGAAAGCTTTGACATTGTTGCCTCATTAAGTGGAACAGTTGTTAGAGCAGAGAACGATCCTATTCTAGGAAATGTAGTAGAAATCGAGCATGAAAATGGTGTAACTACTTTCTACCAAAGCTTAGAAGAAATGCATGTTGAAGCTGGTGTTGCAGTCGATCAAGGCGATGTCATTGGCACAGCAGGTACTAGTGTTTATAACAAAGACGCAGGTATTCATGTCCATTTTGAAATTCGTCAAAACAATGAGCCTGTAAATCCGGTTGCTTTCTTCAACAAGCCGTTTTCAGCAGTAGAAACGAAGATGAAAAATAACGCTGCCAAAACAGAGGAGTCTGGCAAACAATTACAAGAAAAAGGTGCAACAGATTCATCTAACAAAGATGATCAGCCTGAACAATCTGGAAAAGGACAAGCTGACGAGCCTAATCAAAAGGACGAGCCAGCAGGAGAAAAAACTGATCAAGATGCTTCAGCTAGCATGTCAAAAGCTTAA
- a CDS encoding DNA-directed RNA polymerase subunit beta yields MTSRFDNARQAEVKTRQERRQARVIARAERAQKQNAEQVLEQSQETESIEKGRPKIRLIPIWLRLIIVAVLLVISMTAGLMFGYGVIGDGKAIDALKISTWERLVDLVVKDTPDNK; encoded by the coding sequence ATGACAAGTAGATTTGACAATGCAAGGCAAGCCGAAGTGAAAACGCGCCAAGAACGGAGACAAGCACGAGTAATCGCACGCGCTGAACGGGCTCAAAAGCAAAATGCCGAGCAAGTTTTAGAGCAAAGTCAAGAAACAGAATCTATAGAAAAAGGACGGCCAAAAATACGTCTTATTCCCATTTGGCTACGCCTCATCATTGTTGCAGTTCTTTTAGTCATCAGCATGACAGCAGGGTTGATGTTTGGCTACGGCGTTATTGGAGATGGAAAAGCGATAGATGCTTTGAAAATATCAACATGGGAGCGTTTGGTTGATTTAGTTGTCAAAGATACACCTGATAATAAATAG
- a CDS encoding 3'-5' exonuclease — protein MFWLKKSMSCPLNDTLPLSTPIKDVSFTIFDTETTGFQVATTDRLIEIGAVHMKGYEVLEKNTFQTYVKPNRDIPPIITELTGITEEKVKYAPESMEAITAYFDFIGRNESSALVGHYVAFDEMVLRQEIRRAKHGFKKPKLIDTLNVIGFLSPSWDMRDLERYAMAFGTRIYERHSAIGDALTTAYLFSELLQQFIDRGYKTWGDLLQCTDADAKSISF, from the coding sequence TTGTTCTGGTTAAAAAAATCAATGTCATGTCCATTGAACGATACACTGCCATTATCAACACCAATCAAAGATGTTTCGTTTACAATTTTCGACACCGAAACAACTGGCTTTCAAGTTGCGACAACTGACAGATTAATTGAAATTGGTGCCGTTCATATGAAGGGATATGAAGTGTTAGAAAAAAATACATTCCAAACATATGTCAAACCAAACCGAGACATCCCACCGATTATCACGGAACTGACTGGTATTACCGAGGAAAAAGTAAAATATGCTCCAGAGTCTATGGAAGCCATTACCGCTTACTTTGATTTTATTGGAAGAAATGAAAGCTCTGCTTTAGTTGGGCACTATGTTGCTTTTGACGAAATGGTACTCAGACAAGAAATTAGGCGTGCCAAGCATGGCTTTAAAAAGCCTAAGCTTATTGATACATTGAACGTAATCGGATTCTTAAGTCCGTCTTGGGATATGCGTGATTTAGAAAGATATGCAATGGCATTTGGCACCCGGATATACGAAAGACACTCAGCGATAGGTGATGCGCTCACAACCGCTTACCTCTTTAGTGAACTTTTGCAGCAGTTCATCGACCGCGGTTACAAAACATGGGGTGACTTATTACAGTGTACAGATGCTGATGCAAAATCAATCTCATTTTAA
- a CDS encoding cyclic nucleotide-binding/CBS domain-containing protein: MNVHNKVELYEQVHKHPLFSGTPHDQFTKLMEDCELSFYQKAEKVLYGKTHREGLLLILNGVAEVFIGENGKKEILEILQPEEMIGFSGLASFLGEPDDHARLLTVQVEAVEDLHCLKIPYTVLEKRWNDEHVRDFVLRKVAVRLRDIYSSLAEQVKLASDWGESEAFVRRVQDLMSEPVVSISENETVQSTAKKMVENSIGSIVVVDDNEKLLGIITDTDIVRRVAAQSENSTRQLQAKDVMTPKPFTITRDAFYYEALTAFFTNSVKHLPVVDEERVVGLVTLSDLLEKKNRGQMAILKKIEEASFASLPTVKNAIYNVLSNLIQDEISTIHTLEIITKLYDRLVRHCVSLAVESMKKQGKGKPPVPFSWYLMGSGARGEQFMLTDQDHFLVYADANPNDKQKVDEYFSLLGEEIVGHLEQAGYSLCKGKMMSNNPDWRGSVSEWQERLRRWALKTTDEQILLGQNFLSFRFLYGDDSLNEQFVEMVRYKLEVSKTFIYYMAQQEREKLVPQIDQSFLGRFKAKKQVIDIKKHALFPLHHCMQVLGAQYGIIDGTSLELLNGLVKRNAVYEGFSDDLLFAYEVALKTRIKMSWEKHLNGESITTEIELSALHSWEKDELINMLKAVRELQFYLLSKL; this comes from the coding sequence ATGAATGTTCATAACAAAGTAGAGCTATATGAACAAGTGCATAAACATCCACTATTTTCCGGTACACCTCATGACCAATTCACTAAATTAATGGAAGATTGTGAGTTAAGTTTTTATCAAAAAGCGGAGAAAGTGCTCTATGGCAAAACCCACCGCGAAGGTTTGCTTTTGATTTTAAACGGGGTGGCTGAAGTCTTTATTGGGGAAAACGGAAAAAAAGAAATCCTCGAAATTTTGCAGCCTGAAGAAATGATTGGCTTTTCTGGTTTAGCAAGTTTTTTAGGTGAGCCAGATGACCATGCACGTCTTCTAACCGTTCAAGTAGAAGCGGTAGAGGATTTGCACTGCTTGAAAATTCCTTATACTGTTTTGGAAAAAAGATGGAATGATGAGCATGTCCGTGACTTCGTGCTAAGAAAAGTAGCGGTCAGGCTGAGAGATATTTATTCATCACTAGCAGAACAAGTAAAACTGGCAAGCGATTGGGGCGAAAGCGAGGCATTTGTCCGTCGTGTTCAAGACTTGATGAGTGAGCCAGTCGTTTCAATAAGCGAGAATGAAACCGTTCAATCAACAGCGAAAAAAATGGTAGAAAACTCAATAGGCTCAATCGTTGTCGTCGATGATAACGAAAAGCTATTAGGGATTATTACAGACACAGATATCGTTCGCCGCGTTGCCGCTCAATCAGAAAATAGTACGCGTCAGCTTCAAGCAAAAGATGTAATGACACCAAAACCATTTACAATTACGCGCGATGCCTTTTATTACGAAGCATTAACAGCATTTTTTACAAATAGTGTAAAACATTTGCCGGTAGTAGACGAAGAGCGGGTAGTGGGACTTGTCACTCTTTCGGACTTACTTGAAAAGAAAAACCGGGGACAAATGGCAATTTTAAAGAAAATTGAAGAGGCCTCATTTGCAAGCTTGCCAACGGTCAAAAACGCTATTTATAATGTTCTTTCAAATTTAATACAAGATGAAATCTCAACGATTCATACCCTTGAGATTATTACAAAGCTTTACGACCGCCTCGTTCGACATTGTGTAAGTTTAGCAGTCGAATCGATGAAAAAGCAAGGGAAAGGCAAGCCGCCAGTACCGTTTTCTTGGTACTTAATGGGTAGTGGCGCAAGAGGAGAGCAGTTTATGCTCACTGACCAAGATCATTTCCTAGTCTATGCAGATGCTAACCCGAACGATAAGCAAAAAGTTGATGAATACTTCTCACTTTTAGGTGAGGAAATTGTCGGACATCTTGAGCAGGCTGGCTATTCATTATGTAAAGGAAAAATGATGTCGAATAACCCAGATTGGCGCGGATCTGTGTCCGAGTGGCAGGAAAGATTGCGCCGATGGGCATTAAAAACGACTGATGAGCAAATATTATTAGGACAGAACTTTTTATCATTCCGCTTTTTGTACGGTGACGATTCTCTGAACGAACAGTTTGTTGAGATGGTTCGGTACAAATTGGAGGTTTCAAAAACATTTATTTATTACATGGCCCAGCAGGAGCGGGAAAAATTAGTTCCGCAAATTGACCAATCGTTTTTAGGCCGCTTCAAAGCAAAGAAACAAGTGATTGATATTAAAAAGCATGCATTATTTCCACTACATCATTGCATGCAGGTTTTAGGAGCGCAGTACGGTATCATCGATGGAACTTCTCTTGAACTCTTAAACGGGCTCGTGAAAAGAAACGCAGTTTATGAGGGATTCTCCGATGATTTACTATTTGCATATGAGGTAGCGCTGAAAACCAGGATAAAAATGTCGTGGGAAAAACATTTAAATGGGGAAAGTATCACAACGGAAATCGAATTATCAGCGCTACATAGCTGGGAGAAAGATGAACTAATAAATATGTTAAAAGCTGTTCGTGAATTACAATTTTACCTTTTATCGAAATTGTAA
- a CDS encoding flagellar hook-basal body protein codes for MLRGFYTAAAGMISQQRRQEMLTNNLANANTPGFKADQGSLRAFPEMLITSMNTETLPVKKRYQLKGINTVGPINTGVYMQEALPKFKQGGLQETGNQTDLALVDGNLPINPETNRPGALFFQVLDANGEARYTRNGNFTINGEGYLTTTDGFYVVDTYGDPIMINGNDFMVTADGRFFEDGEDTGQQIQIAYAENPDQLVKEGNGLFRVEPVAGAQGQAQELPSAFDNPEVTFQVKQKFIERSNVDLEQTMSEMMMAYRTFEANQKIVQAYDRSLEKAVNEIGRIS; via the coding sequence ATGCTTCGTGGTTTTTATACGGCAGCTGCAGGTATGATTTCACAGCAGCGCCGCCAAGAAATGTTAACGAATAACCTTGCCAATGCCAATACTCCCGGCTTTAAAGCGGACCAAGGGTCATTAAGGGCATTTCCAGAAATGCTCATTACAAGCATGAATACTGAAACCTTACCTGTCAAAAAGCGCTACCAGCTAAAAGGAATCAATACCGTTGGTCCAATCAATACGGGTGTTTACATGCAAGAAGCACTCCCTAAATTTAAGCAAGGTGGCCTCCAAGAAACCGGTAATCAAACCGACCTTGCTTTAGTGGACGGCAATCTCCCTATTAATCCGGAAACAAACCGCCCAGGGGCGTTATTCTTTCAAGTTTTGGATGCAAACGGAGAAGCGCGCTATACAAGAAATGGTAATTTTACAATTAATGGTGAAGGCTATTTAACAACAACAGATGGCTTCTATGTTGTTGATACTTACGGCGATCCAATCATGATTAATGGAAATGATTTTATGGTTACAGCTGATGGCCGATTTTTCGAAGATGGCGAAGATACTGGTCAACAAATCCAAATCGCTTATGCTGAAAACCCGGATCAGCTTGTGAAAGAAGGAAATGGCTTATTCCGCGTAGAGCCAGTGGCAGGAGCTCAAGGACAAGCGCAGGAATTGCCAAGTGCTTTTGACAATCCAGAAGTCACTTTTCAAGTAAAACAAAAATTTATTGAGCGTTCGAACGTAGATCTTGAACAAACAATGTCGGAAATGATGATGGCATACCGAACATTTGAAGCTAACCAAAAAATTGTCCAAGCCTATGATCGAAGTTTAGAAAAAGCGGTTAATGAAATCGGCCGCATTAGCTAG
- the spoIIID gene encoding sporulation transcriptional regulator SpoIIID — MHDYIKERTIKIGKYIVETKKTVRVIAKEFGVSKSTVHKDLTERLPDINPELANEVKEILDYHKSIRHLRGGEATKLKYKSDKTDRETDSTEVQVR; from the coding sequence GTGCACGATTACATCAAAGAGCGTACTATCAAGATTGGCAAGTATATCGTGGAGACGAAGAAGACAGTTCGCGTCATTGCGAAGGAATTTGGCGTTTCCAAAAGTACGGTCCATAAGGATTTGACGGAACGACTGCCTGACATTAATCCCGAGCTAGCAAATGAAGTAAAAGAAATCCTCGATTACCATAAATCTATTCGACACTTACGAGGTGGTGAAGCTACAAAATTGAAGTATAAATCCGATAAAACCGATAGAGAGACAGATAGTACTGAAGTTCAGGTTAGATGA
- a CDS encoding rod shape-determining protein translates to MIARDIGIDLGTANVLIHMKGKGIVLNEPSVVAIDRNTGRALAVGEEARRMVGRTPGNIVAIRPLKDGVIADFDVTESMLKYFIEKINVKGLFAKPRMLICCPTNTTSVERKAIKEAAEKSGGKKIYLEEEPKVAAIGAGMDIFQPSGNMVVDIGGGTTDVAVLSMGDIVTASSIKMAGDKFDVEILNYIKRQYKLLIGERTSEDIKIHVATVFPGARNEEIDIRGRDMVSGLPRTITVYSEEIEQALHEPVSMIVQASKSVLERTPPELSADIIDRGVILTGGGALLHGIDQLLAEELKVPVLIAENPMDCVAVGTGIMLDNIDKLPSRRWG, encoded by the coding sequence ATGATTGCTAGGGATATCGGAATCGATTTAGGAACAGCTAATGTGCTAATTCATATGAAGGGAAAAGGAATTGTTTTAAATGAGCCATCTGTTGTGGCAATTGACCGTAACACAGGTCGTGCATTAGCAGTTGGTGAAGAAGCAAGACGTATGGTAGGTCGTACACCTGGAAATATTGTTGCTATTCGTCCATTAAAGGATGGAGTCATTGCTGACTTTGACGTAACCGAATCAATGCTAAAGTATTTTATTGAAAAAATCAATGTAAAAGGACTTTTTGCGAAGCCAAGGATGTTGATTTGCTGCCCAACGAATACAACTTCGGTTGAAAGAAAGGCAATCAAAGAAGCAGCTGAAAAAAGCGGTGGTAAAAAGATATATCTTGAAGAGGAACCGAAGGTTGCTGCAATTGGTGCAGGAATGGATATCTTTCAGCCAAGTGGAAACATGGTTGTAGATATTGGCGGTGGAACAACAGATGTTGCCGTGCTTTCAATGGGCGATATTGTCACCGCCTCTTCTATTAAAATGGCAGGGGACAAGTTTGATGTAGAAATACTTAATTATATTAAAAGACAATACAAGCTGCTAATCGGTGAAAGAACATCAGAAGATATCAAAATCCATGTAGCAACTGTATTTCCAGGTGCACGTAACGAGGAAATCGATATTCGTGGTCGTGATATGGTATCTGGTCTACCACGTACAATCACTGTTTATTCCGAGGAAATTGAACAAGCATTGCATGAGCCAGTGTCAATGATTGTACAAGCTTCGAAAAGCGTTCTAGAACGCACACCGCCAGAGCTTTCTGCAGATATCATTGATCGCGGTGTTATTCTAACTGGGGGCGGCGCACTGCTCCACGGCATTGACCAACTGCTAGCGGAAGAACTAAAAGTGCCAGTATTAATTGCCGAAAACCCAATGGATTGCGTGGCAGTTGGAACAGGCATCATGCTTGACAATATTGACAAGCTTCCAAGTAGAAGATGGGGCTAA
- the actP gene encoding cation/acetate symporter ActP has product MGFVSVAIFVSVIALTLVVTYWAAKRTSTASEFYTAGGSLTGWQNGMAIAGDYLSAASFLGIAGAISLVGYDGFYYSVGWLVAYLVVLFLVAEPLRNLGKFTMADMIAARFSAPKVRGAAAFNTLTIVMFYMLAQLVGAGALIKLLLGIDYHIAVIIVGIMMTTYVLFGGMTATSWVQIIKAILLMAGTVVISFLVFMKFDFSIVGMFNEMSQATQHGEAYLHSGVKYKNPLDLISVLIALVLGTAGLPHILMRFFTVKDAKTARSSVIYATWIIGIFYVLTVFLGFGAAKFVGADAIIAENAAGNMAAPMLAGVLGGDILESFVSAVAFATILAVVAGLVLSGASAVAHDLYGQIIKKGKVTEKEQVKAARIASLSISVFSIIIALGAEKMNVAFLVSLAFCVAASANLPTILFTIYWKRFNTSGAVWSMVAGLVSALVLVAISPSVMSPVEGATLLTGNPIFPLTNPAIVSVPIGFIAAIIGTLVSSERDEKKYAEVTFKAQTGYREIG; this is encoded by the coding sequence TTGGGTTTTGTATCAGTCGCAATATTTGTATCAGTAATAGCATTGACATTAGTCGTAACTTATTGGGCAGCAAAACGAACATCAACTGCTAGTGAGTTCTACACTGCAGGGGGATCGTTAACAGGTTGGCAAAATGGTATGGCCATTGCCGGAGACTATTTATCAGCGGCATCATTCTTAGGTATTGCAGGAGCAATTTCATTAGTAGGTTATGATGGATTTTACTATAGTGTTGGTTGGCTTGTTGCCTATTTAGTCGTATTATTCCTAGTTGCAGAACCATTACGTAACCTTGGAAAGTTTACGATGGCTGACATGATTGCAGCACGTTTTTCAGCTCCTAAAGTCCGTGGTGCAGCGGCATTTAATACACTTACAATCGTAATGTTCTATATGCTTGCACAGCTAGTTGGAGCAGGCGCACTTATTAAACTTTTACTTGGTATTGATTATCATATCGCCGTAATTATTGTTGGTATTATGATGACAACTTATGTATTATTCGGTGGAATGACGGCTACAAGCTGGGTGCAAATTATTAAAGCAATCCTTCTTATGGCTGGAACAGTCGTAATTTCTTTCCTAGTATTTATGAAATTCGACTTTAGCATTGTTGGTATGTTCAATGAAATGTCACAAGCAACACAACATGGCGAAGCGTATTTACACTCAGGTGTTAAATACAAAAATCCACTGGATTTAATCTCTGTACTTATTGCCCTTGTTTTAGGTACTGCAGGTTTACCACACATCTTAATGCGTTTCTTTACAGTTAAAGATGCAAAAACAGCACGTTCTTCTGTAATTTACGCAACATGGATTATCGGAATTTTCTACGTATTAACTGTTTTCCTAGGCTTTGGTGCAGCGAAATTCGTTGGCGCAGATGCGATTATCGCTGAAAACGCAGCTGGAAATATGGCCGCACCGATGTTAGCGGGTGTACTAGGTGGAGATATCCTAGAATCATTCGTTTCAGCGGTAGCTTTTGCGACAATTCTAGCGGTTGTTGCCGGACTAGTATTATCTGGAGCATCAGCTGTTGCCCATGACCTTTACGGACAAATTATCAAAAAAGGTAAAGTAACTGAAAAAGAACAAGTTAAAGCAGCACGTATTGCATCTCTATCAATTTCAGTATTCTCAATCATCATTGCTCTTGGTGCAGAAAAAATGAACGTTGCGTTCCTAGTTTCGCTTGCATTCTGTGTCGCAGCGTCAGCAAACTTACCGACGATTTTATTTACAATCTACTGGAAGAGATTTAATACATCAGGCGCAGTATGGTCAATGGTAGCTGGTCTTGTTTCAGCACTTGTACTAGTTGCTATCAGCCCAAGTGTTATGAGCCCAGTTGAAGGCGCAACACTACTTACTGGAAATCCAATTTTCCCATTAACAAACCCTGCTATTGTTTCAGTGCCAATTGGATTCATAGCAGCGATTATCGGTACATTAGTTTCTTCTGAGCGTGATGAGAAGAAATACGCGGAAGTTACATTTAAAGCGCAAACTGGTTACAGAGAAATCGGCTAA
- the spoIID gene encoding stage II sporulation protein D has product MLRIKPLVILGTTLFAIILLIPTLLVLPFTHEKHTLHSKEIFNSVLPGTISEQNEAAKQEQAIEVAVYRSKSKQINNIPLEEYVKGVVASEMPAEFELEALKAQALTARTYIIRQLLGSEAMGAPEGAVVTDTVIHQVYKSPEELRAAWGAANYDWKMARITEAVEATKGQIITYNNEPITASFFSTSNGYTENSEDYWKNSFPYLRSVESPWDQSSPKFKDQVVMTIADFEKKLGVKVKSDIIGEIISRTEGNRVATVKINEKTFDGREIREKLDLRSSDFTWKKQGNNIVIATKGYGHGVGMSQYGANGMATEGKSFKDIIAHYYQGTSITSADPYLKDVLVVKR; this is encoded by the coding sequence ATGTTACGAATCAAACCACTAGTTATCCTTGGAACTACACTTTTTGCAATCATTCTGTTAATACCAACTTTATTAGTATTGCCTTTTACACATGAAAAACATACGCTGCATTCGAAGGAAATTTTCAATTCAGTATTACCAGGTACAATATCTGAACAAAATGAGGCTGCTAAACAGGAACAAGCTATTGAGGTTGCTGTCTATAGAAGTAAATCAAAGCAAATTAATAACATCCCGTTAGAGGAATACGTAAAAGGGGTCGTAGCCTCTGAAATGCCAGCAGAGTTTGAACTAGAGGCTCTAAAGGCCCAAGCACTAACCGCGCGCACTTATATTATAAGACAATTATTAGGCAGTGAAGCGATGGGTGCTCCAGAGGGCGCGGTTGTAACGGATACCGTCATTCATCAAGTTTATAAAAGTCCTGAAGAGCTCCGCGCCGCTTGGGGAGCGGCGAACTATGACTGGAAAATGGCCCGCATTACAGAAGCGGTGGAAGCGACAAAAGGCCAAATCATAACGTATAACAATGAGCCAATCACCGCCTCGTTTTTTTCAACAAGCAACGGCTATACTGAAAACTCCGAGGATTACTGGAAAAACTCATTCCCATATTTGCGCAGTGTCGAAAGTCCTTGGGATCAATCATCGCCAAAATTCAAGGATCAAGTTGTCATGACCATTGCTGACTTCGAAAAGAAGTTAGGGGTAAAAGTGAAATCAGACATAATTGGAGAAATCATCTCACGCACAGAAGGAAACCGTGTTGCTACAGTAAAAATCAATGAAAAGACCTTCGATGGTCGCGAAATTCGCGAAAAATTAGACTTGCGCTCAAGCGACTTCACATGGAAAAAACAAGGCAACAATATTGTTATCGCCACAAAAGGCTACGGCCACGGCGTCGGTATGAGCCAATACGGAGCGAACGGCATGGCTACTGAAGGAAAATCATTCAAAGATATCATTGCCCATTATTATCAAGGCACCTCCATTACAAGTGCAGACCCTTACTTGAAGGATGTGCTCGTTGTAAAGCGGTAA